A single window of Malus sylvestris chromosome 5, drMalSylv7.2, whole genome shotgun sequence DNA harbors:
- the LOC126624532 gene encoding patellin-4-like translates to MATGEKIEEPRKDNKVPHSEEQEKELSKDIQDKGNEAKDLKNVGESGESKKNEDVTEKAVAEEKKKKNEDEIQKKNNAVEKGDEKSSTMAIEEKLENPQEDVKNVGEAGESKKGEGVIEKEVVEEKRASEGETREIVVEDKANKGEIEDVVLEEKNNDQVEKVEKSSSFWDLKEQEKRALMELRSKLENAILENKLFKGNKKKMVEHEKEKVLEKEGGEKEKVIESEPVKEAGKEKESSEKVEEVEEKGKISEKAGGEEEKINEGKGEKNVMKQAEKEKDSLRKVEEIEEKGKISEKEGGETEKINEAKGDELVVEKTVKEKEGSKEVEEKLVVKEEKHDGDKLAKQEDEENAEKAEEGLKENNNEAIDQDRKLDVIDKDITIWGVPLLPSKGDSGTDVILLKFLRAREFDVYDAFEMLRNTLQWRKDNKVDSILDEEFGDDLGSIGCMNGVGREGHPVCYSNFKLLGDEGVYDKILGTEKNRDMFIRRRVQLMEKAIQKLNFKPGGVSSILLVNDLKDMPGPSKKELRHATKQVVGILQDNYPEFVARNIFINVPFWYYALSATSAVLLPFLTPRTNSKVVFARPSRVTEILLKYIAAEELPIHYGGLKREDESDFSTEDASAEITVYQSSSETIQIPVPEAGTTLMWEVTVLGWEVHYKEEFFPTDEGSYGIIIQKGRRVGAQEGSLRNSFTNNEPGNVVLTIENGSLMKKKRVCYRYKVKNGS, encoded by the exons ATGGCAACGGGAGAGAAGATCGAAGAGCCTCGAAAGGATAATAAAGTCCCTCATTCtgaagaacaagaaaaagaGTTATCCAAGGATATCCAAGACAAGGGTAATGAAGCAAAGGATTTGAAAAATGTTGGGGAAAGTGGTGAATCTAAAAAGAATGAGGATGTCACTGAGAAGGCGGTGgccgaggagaagaagaagaagaatgaggatgaAATACAGAAGAAGAACAATGCAGTTGAAAAGGGAGATGAGAAAAGTTCAACAATGGCGATAGAAGAAAAGCTAGAAAATCCCCAGGAGGATGTGAAAAATGTAGGTGAGGCTGGTGAATCTAAAAAGGGTGAGGGTGTAATTGAAAAGGAGGTGGTGGAGGAGAAGAGGGCGAGTGAAGGTGAAACGAGGGAGATTGTGGTGGAGGATAAGGCTAATAAAGGAGAAATTGAGGATGTGGTATTGGAAGAGAAGAACAATGATCAGGttgaaaaagttgagaaaagCTCATCATTCTGGGACTTAAAAGAGCAGGAGAAAAGGGCTTTGATGGAGTTGAGATCGAAGCTCGAAAACGCAATACTTGAGAACAAGTTgttcaagggaaataagaagaaaatggtGGAGCATGAGAAGGAAAAGGTATTGGAGAAGGAAGgtggagagaaagagaaagtaatAGAGAGTGAGCCTGTGAAGGAAGctgggaaagagaaagaaagttcCGAGAAAGTAGAAGAGGTTGAAGAAAAGGGAAAGATATCTGAGAAGGCAGGTGGGGAGGAGGAGAAAATCAATgaggggaaaggagagaaaAATGTTATGAAACAAGctgagaaagagaaagacagtTTGAGGAAAGtagaagaaattgaagaaaagggAAAGATATCGGAGAAGGAAGGTGGAGAGACGGAGAAAATAAATGAGGCGAAAGGAGATGAATTAGTCGTGGAAAAAACtgtgaaggagaaggaaggctCTAAGGAGGTAGAAGAAAAGTTAGTAGTAAAAGAAGAGAAACATGACGGTGATAAACTTGCCAAGCAAGAAGATGAGGAAAATGCGGAAAAGGCAGAAGAAGGCCTGAAAGAGAACAACAATGAGGCTATTGATCAGGATAGAAAGCTTGACGTTATCGATAAGGATATCACAATTTGGGGGGTACCCTTATTGCCTAGTAAAGGAGATAGTGGCACTGATGTGATACTATTGAAGTTCTTAAGGGCTAGGGAGTTCGATGTCTATGATGCTTTCGAGATGTTGAGGAATACGCTCCAATGGAGGAAGGACAACAAGGTGGATTCGATCTTGGATGAAGAATTTGGTGACGATCTTGGTTCCATAGGGTGTATGAATGGTGTGGGTCGTGAAGGACATCCGGTTTGTTATAGTAATTTTAAGCTGCTTGGGGATGAAGGGGTGTATGACAAAATACTAGGGACTGAAAAGAATCGCGATATGTTTATAAGGCGAAGGGTTCAACTGATGGAGAAAGCAATTCAGAAGCTCAACTTTAAGCCTGGTGGAGTGTCCTCAATCCTCCTAGTCAATGATCTTAAGGACATGCCTGGTCCTTCTAAGAAAGAGCTTCGACATGCTACAAAGCAGGTTGTCGGGATACTTCAGGACAACTATCCTGAATTTGTTGCAAGAAAT ATCTTCATCAATGTTCCATTCTGGTACTATGCCCTAAGTGCTACTAGCGCTGTCCTATTGCCTTTCTTAACTCCAAGAACCAACAGCAAAGTTGTCTTCGCACGCCCGTCCAGGGTCACGGAAATCTTGCTCAA GTATATAGCTGCAGAGGAACTACCGATCCATTATGGCGGGCTGAAGCGGGAAGATGAGTCTGATTTCTCAACTGAAGATGCTTCCGCAGAGATTACTGTTTATCAATCATCATCAGAAACTATTCAAATCCCTGTACCAGAG GCAGGAACAACTTTAATGTGGGAAGTTACCGTGTTGGGTTGGGAAGTACACTACAAGGAAGAATTCTTTCCAACTGATGAAGGATCATATGGCATTATCATTCAAAAGGGCAGGAGGGTTGGTGCGCAAGAGGGTTCTCTCCGAAATTCTTTCACGAACAACGAACCTGGAAACGTTGTTTTAACAATTGAGAACGGAtcattgatgaagaagaaacgCGTTTGTTATCGATACAAGGTCAAGAATGGTTCTTGA